A genomic segment from Pseudomonadota bacterium encodes:
- the mnmE gene encoding tRNA uridine-5-carboxymethylaminomethyl(34) synthesis GTPase MnmE produces MLHDSKTIIALATAPLAAGVAILRLSGPHALDALNKVSVTSSLKPRHAHYCTLKDDSGEEIDQVLVLAFKGPNSFTGEDVVEIHCHGGMAVIEKIMTTLCAHEHVRPAVQGEFSRRAFMNGKMSLLQAEGIADIVASETEAQRKQALTQLKGESTSLFEGWRSDILHMLAHVEAAIDFPDEEIDVLEDAGVRQKIEAMHNTLTSALNNNFGERVRDGFTLSIVGKPNAGKSTLLNLLTGEDTAIVSPIAGTTRDVVEKRLNIGGFPVTIADTAGIRETEDVIEKIGVEKAEARISSADLIIAVIAADDMDLSVLDKVPEHKKDKLLTVFSKKDQSGDVTLPETGVSIFENLTEKTALTVILKELEVMIQKEYGAHMNSQLITRERHRKAAELAVSHLDRALSVLQNASDARYSLSDLIAQDLREAAHSIGDITGKTGSEDVLDVVFSSFCIGK; encoded by the coding sequence ATGCTACATGACTCTAAAACGATTATCGCACTTGCTACTGCCCCTCTTGCCGCAGGGGTTGCTATTCTACGTCTTTCAGGCCCACACGCCCTTGATGCCTTAAATAAGGTCAGTGTTACAAGTAGCCTTAAACCAAGGCATGCTCATTACTGTACACTTAAAGATGATTCAGGCGAAGAAATTGACCAAGTTCTTGTGCTTGCTTTTAAAGGTCCAAACTCCTTTACAGGTGAAGATGTTGTTGAAATTCACTGTCATGGTGGTATGGCTGTTATTGAAAAAATTATGACAACGCTGTGTGCGCATGAACATGTTCGTCCTGCAGTTCAGGGTGAATTTAGCCGTCGTGCTTTTATGAACGGAAAAATGAGTCTCCTGCAAGCTGAAGGTATTGCAGATATTGTTGCCAGTGAAACAGAAGCTCAACGTAAACAAGCTCTCACCCAACTTAAGGGAGAAAGCACATCTCTATTTGAAGGCTGGCGCTCAGATATCCTACATATGCTGGCTCACGTTGAAGCAGCTATTGATTTTCCAGATGAGGAAATTGATGTTTTAGAAGATGCAGGCGTGAGACAAAAAATTGAAGCCATGCACAACACACTCACTTCAGCCCTAAATAATAACTTTGGTGAGCGTGTGCGTGACGGGTTTACCCTCAGTATTGTCGGGAAGCCTAATGCTGGTAAATCTACACTCCTTAACCTTCTGACAGGTGAGGACACTGCTATTGTTAGCCCTATTGCAGGAACAACGCGCGACGTGGTTGAGAAAAGACTTAACATTGGCGGGTTCCCTGTAACGATTGCAGATACCGCAGGTATTCGTGAAACAGAAGATGTGATTGAAAAAATCGGTGTTGAAAAAGCAGAAGCGCGTATCTCTTCAGCGGATCTGATTATTGCGGTTATTGCTGCAGATGATATGGACCTCTCTGTTTTGGATAAAGTTCCAGAACACAAAAAAGATAAACTCCTTACTGTCTTCTCTAAGAAAGATCAATCAGGTGATGTCACTTTACCTGAAACAGGTGTTTCCATTTTTGAAAACCTTACTGAAAAAACTGCACTGACTGTCATTCTTAAAGAACTTGAAGTTATGATTCAAAAAGAGTATGGCGCCCATATGAATAGCCAACTCATTACCAGGGAACGTCACAGAAAGGCTGCTGAGCTTGCAGTTTCTCACCTTGATCGCGCCCTTTCAGTTTTGCAAAACGCTTCTGATGCGCGTTACAGCTTGAGCGATCTCATCGCACAAGACTTACGTGAGGCGGCACACTCTATTGGAGATATTACAGGGAAAACTGGTAGTGAGGACGTGCTAGACGTGGTCTTCTCAAGCTTCTGTATTGGTAAGTAA
- a CDS encoding alanine dehydrogenase has translation SHEAPYYVEHGVIHSAITNMPAAAQLTASEALSHAITPYVLMLADDKWSESLKEAINVKDGQLMIDTAQAS, from the coding sequence CCAGCCATGAGGCGCCGTATTATGTTGAGCATGGTGTGATTCATTCTGCTATTACCAATATGCCAGCTGCCGCACAGCTTACAGCCAGTGAAGCGCTGTCACATGCGATTACACCATATGTGTTGATGCTTGCAGATGACAAATGGTCTGAAAGCTTGAAAGAAGCCATTAACGTGAAAGATGGTCAACTTATGATTGACACAGCACAAGCTTCTTAA
- the mutM gene encoding bifunctional DNA-formamidopyrimidine glycosylase/DNA-(apurinic or apyrimidinic site) lyase, protein MPELPEVETVMRGMEKEMLGKTLDRVAVHIPKLRWEVPVELKSIKNEKVKAFKRRSKYVLIYLESGRIIIIHLGMSGRILFGSEKSHTKQKHDHIVFYFGNEQVAIYNDPRRFGMVDLVDEKALDDSHYMKTLGPEPLGNCFTKDYFYKTLQNSRLAIKTAIMQPRVVVGVGNIYASESLFAAGLDPRIPAGSLTQAQMDTLHTCIVETLKDAIEAGGSTLKDYVQADGSLGYFQHSFKVYGREGEPCKTCKSPINKVVLNQRSTFYCPKCQI, encoded by the coding sequence ATGCCAGAGCTGCCTGAAGTAGAAACCGTTATGCGCGGTATGGAAAAAGAGATGTTAGGAAAAACCCTAGATAGGGTTGCTGTACATATTCCTAAACTTCGTTGGGAGGTTCCTGTTGAACTTAAAAGCATTAAAAATGAAAAAGTTAAAGCATTTAAACGCCGCTCTAAATACGTACTTATTTATTTGGAGAGTGGGCGTATTATCATTATCCACCTTGGAATGAGTGGCCGTATACTGTTTGGAAGTGAAAAATCGCATACAAAACAAAAGCATGACCATATAGTGTTCTATTTTGGGAATGAGCAAGTTGCCATTTATAATGATCCAAGGCGCTTTGGTATGGTGGACTTAGTTGATGAAAAGGCTCTTGATGACAGCCATTATATGAAAACCTTAGGCCCTGAGCCTCTAGGTAATTGTTTTACAAAAGATTACTTCTATAAAACCCTACAAAATAGCCGTTTAGCGATAAAAACAGCTATTATGCAACCAAGGGTGGTTGTTGGGGTCGGTAATATCTATGCAAGTGAGTCTTTGTTTGCTGCTGGGTTAGACCCAAGGATACCTGCAGGAAGTTTAACACAGGCTCAGATGGATACATTGCATACATGCATTGTAGAGACTTTAAAGGATGCCATTGAAGCAGGTGGCTCTACTTTGAAGGACTATGTTCAGGCAGATGGGTCACTTGGTTATTTTCAACACTCCTTTAAGGTATATGGGCGTGAAGGGGAGCCATGTAAGACTTGTAAAAGCCCTATAAACAAGGTAGTTTTAAACCAAAGGAGCACGTTCTACTGCCCTAAATGTCAAATATAA
- the coaE gene encoding dephospho-CoA kinase (Dephospho-CoA kinase (CoaE) performs the final step in coenzyme A biosynthesis.), which yields MIVGLTGGIASGKSTVARILKEFGAIVLDADAQVRANQMIGSDGYEKTKAIVGEDCVLESGAFDREKIRSKILKDSTILDALEDNLHPIVRDYYAKALKDVDTKNDLVILDVPLLIGYPTELLCEKIVVTICADEEERKKRAFDRGGMSEEWWQFITSRQLTADQFRDRADYVIPTECSMDETKEHVRKLISLLTNTEA from the coding sequence ATGATTGTTGGGTTAACAGGTGGTATTGCAAGTGGTAAGAGTACAGTTGCACGTATTTTGAAAGAGTTTGGTGCTATTGTGTTAGATGCAGATGCTCAAGTAAGAGCTAACCAAATGATTGGTTCTGATGGGTATGAGAAGACCAAAGCCATTGTTGGCGAAGACTGTGTGTTAGAAAGCGGTGCATTTGATAGGGAAAAAATCCGAAGTAAAATTTTAAAAGATTCTACTATTCTTGACGCTCTTGAGGATAACCTTCATCCAATTGTCAGAGATTATTATGCAAAAGCCCTTAAAGATGTAGATACAAAAAATGATCTCGTTATTTTAGATGTGCCATTACTGATTGGTTACCCTACAGAGCTCTTGTGTGAAAAGATTGTTGTGACTATTTGTGCGGATGAAGAGGAGCGTAAAAAGCGTGCTTTTGACCGTGGCGGTATGTCAGAAGAGTGGTGGCAGTTTATTACCTCACGTCAACTCACAGCAGATCAGTTTAGAGATCGAGCGGATTATGTCATTCCGACAGAGTGTTCTATGGATGAAACCAAAGAGCATGTGAGGAAACTGATAAGCTTACTTACCAATACAGAAGCTTGA
- the gyrB gene encoding DNA topoisomerase (ATP-hydrolyzing) subunit B, producing MATAMTDTPQVPVDNPDYGADSIKVLKGLDAVRKRPGMYIGDTDDGSGLHHMVYEVVDNAIDEALAGHCDDIVVSLNADGGVSVSDNGRGIPTDMHPEEGVSAAEVIMTQLHAGGKFDNNSYKVSGGLHGVGVSVVNALSDFLYLDINRGGKKWHQEYNMGEAAFPLKEVGTTDETGTKVTFIPSDKIFTTTEFSFETLEKRLRELSFLNSGVKIRLQDHREEEMKEVVLHYEGGLIEFVKHLDRNRNALVEAPIYMEGEKDGVGVEISLQWNDGYQENVFPFTNNIPQRDGGTHLQGFRAALTRIINGYANSSGLMKKSKVSLSGEDSREGLTCVLSVKVPDPKFSSQTKDKLVSSEVRGVVENVVGEKLAEFFEENPDFAKAVVQKVVESASAREAARKAREMTRRKSALDVANLPGKLADCSSRKPEKCEIYIVEGDSAGGTAKQGRDRSFQAILPLRGKILNVERVRFDRMLQNEEIGTLVKAMGTSIGKDEFDIEKLRYHKIVIMTDADVDGAHIRTLLLTFFYRNLPDLVEAGHLFIAQPPLYRVAKGKSVVYIKDDEELQEYLSTLALDSAVLTLANGEQRSGADLTDTFHTCQKISGYVNTIQNSVRYGLTKNFTYSLIKAGVEANSLKTQADAEKLKGKLVDILNETEASNEQWSLVVQAFEVDGFQIVCSRQKEGLTETVTLTPNHLDRTSMRGLIKMKDEVLTLLGEGNYTYKSTENPITTPDEFVSTVLAKGREGMNLQRYKGLGEMNADQLWETTLNPDNRSLLQVTIDDVMKADETFTMLMGDVVEPRRDFIQDNALNVKNLDV from the coding sequence ATGGCGACAGCGATGACAGATACACCACAAGTTCCAGTAGATAACCCAGATTACGGCGCAGACTCGATTAAGGTCCTAAAAGGCCTTGATGCCGTACGTAAACGCCCAGGAATGTACATTGGTGACACAGACGACGGTAGTGGTCTTCACCACATGGTTTACGAGGTTGTTGATAACGCCATTGATGAAGCCCTAGCTGGCCACTGTGATGACATTGTTGTCTCTCTTAACGCTGATGGCGGCGTATCAGTCAGCGATAACGGTCGTGGTATTCCAACAGACATGCACCCAGAAGAAGGCGTAAGTGCGGCAGAGGTAATTATGACGCAGCTCCACGCGGGTGGTAAGTTTGATAACAACTCATACAAAGTTTCAGGTGGTCTACACGGGGTTGGTGTCTCTGTTGTAAACGCCCTTTCTGATTTCCTATACCTAGACATTAACCGTGGTGGCAAAAAATGGCACCAAGAGTACAACATGGGTGAAGCAGCCTTCCCTCTTAAAGAAGTTGGTACAACGGACGAGACTGGTACTAAAGTTACCTTTATCCCATCTGATAAAATTTTTACAACGACTGAGTTCTCATTTGAAACGCTCGAAAAGCGTCTGCGTGAGCTCTCATTCCTAAACTCAGGTGTTAAAATCCGCCTTCAGGATCACCGTGAAGAAGAAATGAAAGAAGTTGTTCTTCACTACGAAGGTGGCTTGATTGAGTTCGTAAAACACCTAGACCGTAACCGTAACGCCCTTGTTGAAGCTCCAATTTACATGGAAGGCGAAAAGGACGGCGTTGGTGTTGAAATTTCACTTCAGTGGAACGATGGTTACCAAGAGAACGTATTCCCGTTCACAAACAACATTCCACAGCGTGATGGTGGTACGCACCTACAAGGTTTCCGTGCTGCGCTGACACGTATCATTAACGGTTATGCAAACTCATCTGGCCTTATGAAAAAGAGCAAAGTTTCTCTAAGCGGTGAAGACTCTCGTGAAGGTCTTACATGCGTACTGAGTGTTAAAGTTCCAGACCCTAAATTTAGCTCTCAAACAAAAGACAAGCTTGTTTCAAGTGAAGTACGTGGTGTTGTTGAGAACGTTGTTGGTGAAAAGCTTGCAGAGTTCTTTGAAGAGAACCCTGACTTTGCGAAAGCTGTTGTTCAAAAAGTTGTAGAGAGTGCCTCTGCACGTGAAGCGGCGCGTAAAGCCCGTGAAATGACACGTCGTAAGAGTGCCCTTGATGTTGCAAACCTTCCAGGTAAACTTGCAGACTGTTCGTCTCGTAAGCCTGAGAAATGTGAAATCTACATTGTCGAGGGGGACAGTGCCGGTGGTACAGCCAAGCAAGGCCGTGACCGTAGCTTCCAAGCGATCCTTCCTCTACGTGGTAAAATTCTTAACGTTGAGCGTGTACGTTTTGACCGTATGCTCCAGAACGAAGAAATTGGTACGCTTGTTAAAGCGATGGGTACAAGTATTGGTAAAGACGAGTTTGATATTGAAAAACTCCGTTACCATAAGATTGTCATCATGACCGATGCCGACGTCGATGGTGCGCACATTCGTACGCTTCTTCTTACATTCTTCTACCGTAACCTTCCGGACCTTGTTGAAGCTGGCCACCTATTTATTGCCCAGCCTCCTCTATACCGTGTGGCTAAAGGTAAGAGCGTGGTTTACATTAAGGATGATGAAGAGCTTCAAGAATACCTCTCAACACTGGCTCTAGACAGTGCTGTGCTAACGCTTGCAAATGGTGAACAACGTAGTGGTGCTGACCTAACAGATACGTTCCACACATGTCAGAAGATCTCTGGTTACGTAAACACGATCCAAAACAGTGTCCGTTACGGCCTGACTAAAAACTTCACATACAGCCTCATTAAAGCTGGTGTTGAAGCAAACAGCCTGAAGACACAAGCTGATGCTGAAAAGCTTAAAGGAAAGCTTGTAGATATCCTTAACGAGACAGAAGCAAGCAATGAGCAATGGAGCCTAGTGGTTCAAGCCTTTGAAGTGGATGGTTTCCAAATTGTATGTTCTCGCCAGAAAGAAGGTCTTACAGAGACAGTTACACTGACACCAAACCACCTAGACCGCACAAGCATGCGTGGCCTTATTAAGATGAAGGACGAAGTTCTGACTCTACTTGGTGAAGGAAACTACACATACAAATCAACTGAGAACCCTATTACAACGCCTGATGAGTTTGTAAGCACTGTTCTTGCCAAAGGCCGTGAAGGTATGAACCTACAGCGCTATAAGGGTCTTGGTGAGATGAACGCTGACCAACTTTGGGAAACAACACTCAACCCTGACAACCGTTCACTACTACAAGTAACGATTGACGATGTCATGAAGGCAGATGAAACCTTCACAATGCTCATGGGTGACGTTGTAGAACCTCGTCGTGACTTCATTCAGGACAACGCCCTGAACGTAAAGAACCTAGACGTATAA
- the tsaD gene encoding tRNA (adenosine(37)-N6)-threonylcarbamoyltransferase complex transferase subunit TsaD, producing the protein MKTERILAIESSCDETAVALVDVSISDEGVFTSSVISSNVLSQIDTHRAYGGVIPEVASREHYEALSGLVKNCIQSASVELNTISRVAATVSPGLVGGLLVGSVYAKNYAFGLGVPFSGINHIEGHVLTVGLTDERQPPYLVLLVSGGHCQFVSVKGIGEYELIGKTVDDSVGECFDKVAQMLNLPYPGGPEIEKLAMNGNPEAYELPKPMLHNGLDFSFSGLKTAVRQLIDSVDMTEEVKTDICASFQQTVADLFAHKLKKALKETGHNACVVAGGVAANKTIRAALDTVCQNNEAKFIAPPLKLCTDNAEMIAYTAGVRALLGAEDSEAAVKPRWPLEDMNWRYA; encoded by the coding sequence ATGAAGACAGAGCGTATTCTTGCTATTGAGAGTTCATGTGATGAAACCGCAGTTGCACTTGTTGATGTATCAATAAGTGATGAAGGTGTATTCACAAGTTCGGTGATCTCAAGCAATGTTCTGAGTCAAATTGATACCCATCGCGCATATGGGGGCGTTATACCAGAAGTTGCATCAAGGGAGCACTATGAAGCCCTCTCAGGGTTAGTTAAGAATTGTATTCAATCTGCGAGTGTTGAGTTGAATACAATTTCTAGAGTGGCAGCAACAGTTTCACCTGGTCTTGTGGGTGGGCTTTTGGTTGGAAGCGTCTATGCAAAAAACTATGCCTTTGGTTTGGGTGTGCCTTTTTCAGGTATAAACCATATTGAGGGGCATGTGCTTACTGTTGGCTTAACAGATGAACGCCAGCCTCCTTATTTGGTACTTCTTGTTTCTGGTGGGCATTGCCAATTTGTTTCGGTAAAGGGTATTGGTGAGTATGAGCTTATTGGTAAGACTGTGGATGACTCTGTAGGAGAGTGCTTTGATAAAGTTGCTCAAATGTTGAATCTTCCATATCCGGGAGGCCCTGAAATTGAAAAGCTTGCCATGAATGGCAACCCTGAAGCTTACGAGTTACCAAAACCAATGCTCCATAATGGTCTGGATTTTTCATTTTCTGGTTTGAAGACAGCTGTGCGTCAATTGATTGACTCTGTAGATATGACAGAGGAAGTAAAGACTGATATCTGCGCGTCTTTCCAACAAACAGTCGCTGACCTATTTGCACATAAGCTTAAAAAAGCTCTTAAAGAAACAGGCCACAATGCTTGTGTGGTTGCTGGTGGTGTTGCGGCAAATAAAACAATTCGTGCAGCGCTTGATACAGTGTGTCAAAATAATGAAGCTAAATTTATCGCGCCTCCGCTTAAGCTTTGTACAGATAATGCGGAGATGATTGCCTATACAGCGGGTGTGCGCGCACTGCTTGGTGCTGAAGACTCAGAAGCTGCTGTAAAGCCACGTTGGCCATTAGAAGATATGAACTGGAGATATGCCTAA
- a CDS encoding YifB family Mg chelatase-like AAA ATPase, producing MNIMQAMVAKIQTISLEGIQASSVEVEVQIAPGLSSFQVVGLPDNAVKESKDRIRAAFYSCGVALPAKRITVNLTPAHAHKSGSHYDFAIAVGLLTALKIVPLDMARQALYMGELGLDGTLHPVPGVLPAVLHAMQNDIEQVFVPAVNAPEGAWCEDVAVMPVRNLTEFLSHVSGEAPLQPLVPQSISTQDIKIQDNFSDVKGQYAAKRAMEIAAAGGHNLLMCGPPGSGKSMMASRFPALLPNMKTEDVLETSMIHSIAGQLTGGLNLKRPYRSPHHSASAVALSGGGHKALPGEMSLAHKGVLFLDELPEFPRNVLETLRQPLESKEITVSRANHHVTYPASFQFIAAMNPCPCGYMGDDTQVCRCSPRQIESYRGKLSGPLMDRIDLHVGVEAVPIDALTAGSKEEPTETIKARVLRARHRQEERYKENGYSCNAEVGAGDVEHYMPLCQQGLTLLNKAHEKFAVSARSFHRIVRVARTIADLEGCDAIGPQHVAESLGYRYRPYTG from the coding sequence ATGAACATAATGCAGGCCATGGTTGCAAAAATTCAAACAATCAGTTTAGAAGGTATTCAAGCTTCATCTGTAGAGGTGGAGGTTCAAATTGCGCCAGGTCTTTCAAGTTTTCAAGTGGTTGGTTTACCAGATAATGCCGTTAAAGAATCAAAAGACCGTATTCGTGCAGCCTTTTATAGTTGTGGTGTTGCGCTGCCAGCTAAACGTATTACCGTAAACCTTACGCCTGCACATGCCCATAAATCTGGGAGTCATTATGATTTTGCTATTGCTGTAGGTCTTCTTACCGCTCTTAAAATTGTACCGTTAGATATGGCTCGGCAAGCTCTTTATATGGGTGAACTTGGCTTAGATGGTACGCTTCACCCGGTGCCAGGTGTTCTTCCAGCTGTGCTCCATGCCATGCAAAATGATATTGAGCAAGTGTTTGTACCTGCAGTGAATGCACCTGAAGGGGCATGGTGTGAAGATGTTGCTGTGATGCCTGTACGTAATTTAACAGAGTTTTTAAGCCATGTTTCAGGTGAGGCGCCTTTACAGCCTTTGGTGCCACAGAGTATCTCAACTCAAGATATTAAAATTCAAGACAACTTCAGTGATGTGAAAGGCCAATATGCTGCTAAGCGTGCTATGGAAATAGCAGCAGCAGGTGGGCATAACCTGCTTATGTGTGGGCCTCCCGGGTCTGGTAAAAGCATGATGGCAAGCCGTTTCCCAGCTCTTCTTCCAAATATGAAAACAGAAGATGTTCTTGAAACATCTATGATTCATAGTATTGCAGGACAGTTAACAGGTGGTTTGAATTTAAAACGCCCGTATAGGTCTCCGCACCATAGTGCTTCGGCTGTTGCACTCAGTGGGGGTGGGCATAAAGCACTACCTGGTGAAATGTCTCTTGCGCATAAAGGTGTGCTTTTCCTGGATGAGCTTCCTGAGTTTCCACGAAACGTACTTGAAACATTGAGGCAGCCTTTAGAGAGTAAAGAGATTACAGTATCTCGTGCTAATCATCATGTGACTTATCCAGCATCCTTCCAGTTTATTGCTGCCATGAACCCTTGCCCTTGTGGGTATATGGGAGATGATACGCAAGTATGTCGCTGTTCTCCGCGCCAAATTGAGTCTTACAGAGGTAAACTTTCAGGACCTCTTATGGATCGTATTGATCTTCATGTTGGTGTGGAGGCTGTACCCATTGACGCACTTACGGCAGGAAGCAAAGAAGAGCCTACAGAGACTATAAAAGCGCGTGTTTTACGTGCAAGGCACCGCCAAGAGGAGCGCTACAAGGAAAATGGTTATAGTTGTAACGCAGAAGTAGGGGCCGGAGATGTTGAGCATTATATGCCATTATGTCAGCAAGGGCTTACTCTCTTAAACAAAGCTCATGAAAAATTTGCGGTTTCTGCTAGAAGCTTCCATAGAATTGTCCGTGTGGCGAGAACCATTGCTGACCTTGAAGGGTGTGACGCAATTGGCCCACAGCACGTTGCTGAATCTCTAGGTTACCGCTATCGCCCCTATACAGGATAG
- a CDS encoding Maf family protein, with product MAKIQLNIPLMMASTSIFRRRMLEEVKLPCSFEKPLDEENDIKGKVRHLPFPEQALALGAYKGQTLSKNHPDTYVISSDQMAVCEGKVYSKPKSLEEGVEQLMELSGKVVELHTAAIIQKSSQTVWSHVETPRVQMRKFTETEALSYLQMEPEALYCCGSCKLEGTGCYLVHSIDGDPYTIQGLPVNALINWLMEEKHVELVAS from the coding sequence ATGGCTAAAATTCAGCTGAATATCCCTCTTATGATGGCGTCTACCTCTATTTTTCGCAGGCGCATGCTAGAGGAAGTGAAACTGCCTTGTTCTTTTGAGAAACCATTGGATGAAGAAAACGATATTAAAGGTAAGGTGAGGCATCTTCCTTTCCCTGAACAGGCATTGGCTTTAGGAGCCTACAAAGGCCAAACTTTGAGTAAAAATCACCCAGATACTTATGTAATCTCAAGTGATCAAATGGCGGTATGTGAAGGTAAGGTTTATAGTAAACCTAAATCTTTAGAAGAGGGTGTAGAGCAGCTTATGGAGCTCTCTGGCAAAGTGGTTGAGCTTCATACCGCTGCAATCATTCAAAAGAGCTCACAGACAGTATGGTCTCATGTAGAAACCCCAAGAGTTCAAATGCGAAAATTCACCGAAACAGAGGCGCTTTCATATTTGCAAATGGAGCCAGAAGCCCTGTATTGCTGCGGAAGTTGCAAGCTTGAAGGCACTGGATGTTACCTTGTGCATTCTATTGATGGAGACCCTTATACGATTCAAGGCTTACCAGTCAACGCCCTTATTAATTGGCTCATGGAAGAAAAACATGTGGAGCTGGTTGCATCATGA
- a CDS encoding NAD(P)H-dependent glycerol-3-phosphate dehydrogenase encodes MKVAVIGAGQFGVALAHELALSGHHVNLYGRDRDVFLTWSSNGKFTGLYDDLSLPRLLSLSTDMSDAIRDVDVILSVVPCAANRSIALQLAPLLNEGQKVVLCSKGFANERGDFLTDLWKRHGVPEEQLLVLSGPGFAKEIIDGQPTCVSLACTDKKNLLSVGSLFSGRKFRLYYTTDIIGVQVAGAMKNVFAILAGLVKGLGYGDNASAALLTMGLREMSMVVEALKGKRETLLGFSGVGDLLLTATSLQSRNTQFGVALAKYADKDKAVAEVGATIEGIATVEKSLALASRLSLNLPLVEGVHSVIRGYIKAEDLIDILFDQVREFETHEKNPI; translated from the coding sequence ATGAAAGTTGCTGTGATTGGAGCTGGGCAATTTGGTGTTGCACTTGCCCATGAGCTTGCGCTTTCAGGTCATCATGTAAATTTATATGGTAGAGATAGGGATGTGTTTTTAACATGGTCCTCAAATGGTAAGTTTACCGGCCTATATGATGATCTTAGCCTTCCACGTCTTCTATCATTAAGTACTGACATGTCAGATGCGATTCGTGATGTGGATGTCATTTTATCTGTGGTGCCTTGTGCGGCAAACAGATCTATCGCTTTACAATTGGCACCGCTTTTAAATGAAGGACAGAAGGTTGTTCTCTGTTCTAAAGGGTTTGCTAATGAACGTGGAGATTTTCTGACAGATCTATGGAAAAGGCACGGTGTTCCAGAAGAACAGCTTCTTGTGCTTTCAGGCCCTGGCTTTGCAAAGGAAATTATTGATGGACAACCAACTTGCGTGTCACTTGCCTGCACAGATAAAAAGAACCTGCTTTCAGTAGGCTCTTTATTTTCTGGTCGTAAATTTAGACTGTATTACACAACAGATATTATTGGTGTGCAGGTTGCTGGCGCCATGAAGAACGTATTTGCTATTCTTGCAGGCCTTGTAAAAGGTTTAGGTTATGGGGACAACGCTTCTGCGGCGCTCTTGACGATGGGCCTTAGAGAAATGAGCATGGTTGTTGAAGCTCTTAAAGGAAAAAGAGAAACCCTTCTTGGGTTTTCTGGTGTAGGGGATCTTCTTCTAACTGCGACATCTCTGCAATCACGGAATACGCAATTTGGTGTAGCCCTCGCTAAATATGCAGATAAGGATAAAGCCGTTGCTGAAGTTGGTGCTACAATTGAAGGGATTGCGACTGTGGAGAAGAGTTTAGCGCTTGCGAGCCGTCTAAGCCTCAACCTTCCACTTGTGGAAGGTGTACATAGTGTGATTAGAGGGTATATAAAGGCAGAAGATCTTATTGATATTCTGTTTGATCAGGTAAGAGAGTTTGAGACACATGAAAAGAATCCTATTTAG
- a CDS encoding SH3 domain-containing protein codes for MPRYASLRSSEVNVRTGPGTQFPILWVYRRSGYPVKIIADYDSWRQIEDEDGEQGWVYKGLLSSTRTVTVQGAEPARLFRKPDGVTVLNYLEPGVIAYLLQCNPILCKVKVDGRKGWVMKEKLSMVEELNNG; via the coding sequence TTGCCGCGTTATGCCAGCCTAAGAAGCTCAGAAGTCAATGTGCGTACAGGCCCCGGTACACAGTTTCCTATTCTTTGGGTGTATCGTCGCTCTGGATACCCCGTCAAAATTATTGCAGACTACGATTCATGGCGCCAAATTGAAGACGAAGATGGTGAGCAGGGTTGGGTCTATAAAGGGCTTCTTTCATCAACACGTACTGTGACTGTACAAGGAGCAGAACCAGCAAGACTGTTTAGAAAGCCAGATGGTGTAACGGTTTTAAATTACCTTGAGCCAGGTGTTATTGCTTATTTGCTTCAATGTAACCCTATTCTATGTAAGGTTAAAGTGGATGGCCGTAAAGGTTGGGTGATGAAAGAGAAGCTCAGTATGGTTGAGGAGTTAAACAATGGCTAA